TCGTGATCGATATTGACACGAAGGGTAGTTCGCTCATATGATGAACTTAAAATGGCTCCCTCTACATTATTATATCCACCGGAAACGAAAAAGCGAGTTGTTTCACTGCCACCTGCTGCAGAGAGATTATAGTTTGAATTTGTCCCGGTTCTCGTCATTGCATCAAACCAGTCGTAAGTACCCACTTCATCAGGATGTCCATATGTATTAATGGCACTTTGGCGTGCTGCTTCCGGATCATTTCCAAGATCTAAAGCCCGGTTTACAGCTGCTTCCTGCATAAATTCAACAAATTGAGGACCGGTCATGAGATCATATGTACTATTTAACTCTTGGGTGCCAAATCTTACATTTGCCGTGAACTGAGTAGCCCCCTGCTGTCCTCTTCTTGTGGTAATAAGAACTACACCATTGGCACCCTGAGCACCATATATAGCAGTTGCTTCAGCATCACGAAGAACATCGATAGATTCTATATCAGAGGGATTTAATCCTGACAATAATGCTGTATTGGTAGTGGCAATGTTAGAGCGAAAATAATCTTCGAGCGGAACGCCATCTACTATATAAAGAGGTGTATTACTGGAGTTGATCGAACCTGTACCGCGGATCAAAATTTCTGCCTGAGATCCGGGAGCACCACTCGAACCAACAAATTGCAACCCCGCTGAGCGTCCCTGAAGGGCTTGATCAGGTGTTTGAATAGCACGAGAAGTAATTTGATCAGCCCTGACCGAACTTATTGCACCGGTAACTTCGCGTCTTTGACGAATTCCATACCCGGTTACAACGAGTTCATCAAGCCCAATCTCTTCGGGTGATAGCTGGAGATCCAGCTGCAGCATTTCTCCGGAAGATACTGAAATTGACTGCTGGAGTTGATTATACCCGATAAAAGAAACTTGTATCGTGTAATCTCCGGGGTCTATTCCGGTAAGTTCGAATTCTCCATCGACATTTGTATTCGTACCCTGTTCGGTTTCCAGGATAAAAATTGTCGCTCCCACAAGGGATTCATTTGTGATTTCGTCCGATACCGTTCCCTGCAACCCGGTTTGTGCAGAAACTGCCAATGGGATTGACATGCAGAGTGCAATAAAAAGTGAGCAGAACCATCCTACTCTCGGTTTTTTAAATGTTGTATCTCTATTTATCATAGTTATCTACATTTAGTTGATTAGGTGAGGTTTTAATTCTGATTGAGCAATTGTGATTGTATTTATGAAAAGCGATAGCTTTACCACTTCGGTCAATGTAAGACAATTAAACTATTTGATCCAAGCTTAATTATTTGATTATTTTTGTAGGAGTAATGTCATATTAATTTCAAAAAATAAAGCTATTATTACGCTGATAGTTAAATTTTTAACAAATGAAAAGCTATGTATTCATTAAATTTTATTTGAGTTTGAACAACACGTATCGCCCCCTTTACCGTATAAAAGATCAACCATTAATTGGAAAATTAACTTCCAGAATACTTGTACGACTATATAGTTTAGAAGCTCAAAAATACGCCTCAACTAATTTAAACGAGCCTCGTGAAAACTATTAGAATAAAGTTATTCCAAAAGAACCTGGCATTTAGCTCACTTTCCAAATCAGGTTGGGTATCTTCTACAAGTCACATAATTACGCCTACATGTTTAAACTGGAAAAATCTGAATTTCAAATAATGGTTATGCTTGTAAGTGAAAGAAAAAGTGACCCAGATCGAATAGAGATTTCAAACCCTTTAATTAACGCAGAAATATGGATGAAATAGTTATATATAACTGATGAATTCTCAGGTAAAACATCAGTCATGCCTGATGGATATCTGGCTCAAAAAAATATTCTTAAACTAAAAATACCATTTATGAAAAAGTTGATACTGTTCGCAGTACTTTTTGCCATTCCATTTACTGCTTTATCTTTGCAAATGGAAACAAAAACGGATGACTATCGGGTAGCGGTTGTCCGCTTTTCTCATGAAACCTGCACCTTCTGTCCCGGGGGAGATCCGGGCATTGAAGACTGGACCCATCGCGGAGAGCCGGCCGTTGGGGAAGAGGTATTCGGTATGAGTGGATATATGCGCGGATTTGTTTCCCAGTCTGAAGAATTTGGGGATATCAACCTGATTGGCCTTTCAACCCCAAGAGGTGTTTTTGGCGGAACGTCCAGAAGCTGGAACCAGGAAGAGGCGTTCGACCACTTTGTAAATCTCATGCTGGAAGACCTGAAAGAAGCGATGCCGGTGGATGGGGTTTACCTGTCACTTCACGGAGCCATGGCTGTAAGAAATATCGAACGTCCCGAGGCAGAAATTGCGAAACGGTTTCGAGAGGTAGTTGGCCCCGATGTACCGATTGTAGGAACATTTGATCTGCACGGAAATGAAGATGAAGAATTCCTTAAGTGGGCAGACGGTGCTTTTGTGACCAAGCGCTTTCCGCACTATGATGCCTTTCGCCAGGGCCAAAGAGCTTCCCGCTATCTTCGAAGTGTAATGAGAGGCACCTATGAGCCAACAACAGCATCACGCCGCCCGCCAATTCTGACAGCAACCGTACTGCAATGGACGGGTCAGTCGCCGATTATGGATGTAATGGAACGTGCCCGCCGCTGGGAAGATCGCGAGCCGGGTGCATATGTAAATGTATTTTTAGGGTTCCCATGGTCGGATGCACCAACAGTTGGGACCAGTATCCATGTGATGACTAACAACGACCAGGAACTGGCCGATGAGATCGCCACCGATATGGCAGAGTTTATCTGGCGGGTTCGCAGCGACTGGGCTCATGGAGAATATCCCATGCCTGAAGAAGCTGTTCGGCTAACCCGTCAAGCCATTGCTGCAGGAGAAACACCTGTAGTATTGGCCGACTATTGGGATCGGCCCGGGGATGCTACCTGGACTCTTCAGGAATTGATTAACCAGAGCGTGAGTAATGTTCTTATATCTGCCCTGACAGATCAGCCCGCACTCGATTATATCTGGGAAGAAGACCTTCAGCCGGGCGATGCGTTCGACCGTGAAGTTGGGGGGTACACCGGGGAGCAGGCAGGCTCACCCGTTCGCATTCAGGGTGAACTTGTCTGGAGGGGTTCCCGGTGGGGATATGACCGGACAGCTGCCATTTCATTCGGTGATGGAAATATGCTTCTTCTTGCCCCAGGTTATCAGCAAAACAGCACACTCGCCAGTTCAAGGGTGGGCCCTGTTGATCCGTACGATTACGATGTGTATGTACTCAAAACGAGGGTGCATTTCCGCAGAGGGTATGATGAAACCGGGTATGCAAAAACCATCCACATCGTGGATGCACCGGGCGATTGGTTCGGAACCATCCGGCTGGAGGCTCTCGACTATCAAAATGTAAATATCGAGGAATTTTATCCCTTTGGAAATCCTGAATACGATCCTGCTGAAAAGTAAAATTTAAAGTCCCCCTTTGAAGGGGGAGAGTGAACGAAGTGAGCAGGGGGATGACGGTGATGAGTGTTGTTTTGATTCAAATAAATTATTTAAGCATGAAATACACTTCTTTTCATCCCCCATTGCCCCCTTCGAAGGGGGACACTCCTTAAATCAGCTCTTAACTCGAACTCACGTTATTTAACCATTACACTCAAACTCTTATGAAAACCCAAACATCTCTTTTAAGTAGTGCCATTTTTGCTGCCATTTTATTCGTCTCATGCACATCAACAGAAACATCAGAAATGGCTTTCCCGGGGTCAGAATGGGAATGGATGTCTGATGTAACAGAATATGGCTGGTCGGAAGAAGGTTTACAGGCCGCCCGCGATTTGACCGACGAGCTTCATACATCGGCCGTAATGATAGTCCACAAAGGCAAAGTTGTGGATGCCTGGGGTGATCTTGACTACAAACATCGATGCCATTCCATCCGTAAAAGTTTCCTGAGTGCTCTCTATGGTATACATATTGAAAACGGAACTATAAGCAGGGATGCGACTATTGAAGATCTGGGTATTGATGACAATGAAGGCTTGTCCGATCTTGAAAAGCAGGCAACTGTTCAGATGATACTGCAGGCCCGTTCAGGAGTCTACCATCCTGCACTTTTTGAAACGGCAGCAATGACTGCGGCCAAACCAGATCGCCATTCTGCTGCGCCTGGTGAGCAGTATCACTACAACAACTGGGATTTTAATGTCGCGGGGACTATTTATGAGCAGGAAACAGGTGAAGCAATTCACCAGTCATTTATGGATCGTATAGCAATGCCAATTGGAATGCAGGACTATGCCCCTGAAGATGGGCGCTATGTAACTGGTGAGGAATCTCGGCATGCAGCCTATCCGTTTGTGATGAGCACACGAGATATGGCACGTTTTGGCCACCTTTTTTT
The window above is part of the Rhodohalobacter sp. SW132 genome. Proteins encoded here:
- a CDS encoding M81 family metallopeptidase, yielding MKKLILFAVLFAIPFTALSLQMETKTDDYRVAVVRFSHETCTFCPGGDPGIEDWTHRGEPAVGEEVFGMSGYMRGFVSQSEEFGDINLIGLSTPRGVFGGTSRSWNQEEAFDHFVNLMLEDLKEAMPVDGVYLSLHGAMAVRNIERPEAEIAKRFREVVGPDVPIVGTFDLHGNEDEEFLKWADGAFVTKRFPHYDAFRQGQRASRYLRSVMRGTYEPTTASRRPPILTATVLQWTGQSPIMDVMERARRWEDREPGAYVNVFLGFPWSDAPTVGTSIHVMTNNDQELADEIATDMAEFIWRVRSDWAHGEYPMPEEAVRLTRQAIAAGETPVVLADYWDRPGDATWTLQELINQSVSNVLISALTDQPALDYIWEEDLQPGDAFDREVGGYTGEQAGSPVRIQGELVWRGSRWGYDRTAAISFGDGNMLLLAPGYQQNSTLASSRVGPVDPYDYDVYVLKTRVHFRRGYDETGYAKTIHIVDAPGDWFGTIRLEALDYQNVNIEEFYPFGNPEYDPAEK
- a CDS encoding serine hydrolase translates to MKTQTSLLSSAIFAAILFVSCTSTETSEMAFPGSEWEWMSDVTEYGWSEEGLQAARDLTDELHTSAVMIVHKGKVVDAWGDLDYKHRCHSIRKSFLSALYGIHIENGTISRDATIEDLGIDDNEGLSDLEKQATVQMILQARSGVYHPALFETAAMTAAKPDRHSAAPGEQYHYNNWDFNVAGTIYEQETGEAIHQSFMDRIAMPIGMQDYAPEDGRYVTGEESRHAAYPFVMSTRDMARFGHLFLNYGLWDGEYVLPEGWVEESTAVHSALEEERTDRGGYGYMWWVEVDGRHFGSVDRVPEGTYTGRGARGHVLAVVPKLDLVFVHRTNTAVSGQRTTYDDIGRVFELVVDALETSN